A DNA window from Flavobacterium sp. contains the following coding sequences:
- a CDS encoding DUF4442 domain-containing protein: MAISVSKLNKFVLFKLPSAYFCGVRVKAIDQDKCVVTVKHRWINQNPFNSMYFAVQAMAAELTTGALVISQIQQSGKKISMLVANNKGNFTKKATGRITFVCNDGHLIADAIKNTIETGEGQTFWMKSIGTNEEGVQVSEMDFEWSVRLK, encoded by the coding sequence ATGGCAATATCTGTATCAAAACTTAACAAATTTGTACTTTTCAAATTACCGTCGGCATACTTCTGTGGTGTGCGTGTAAAAGCCATCGACCAGGACAAATGTGTCGTAACGGTAAAGCATCGCTGGATAAACCAAAACCCTTTTAACTCAATGTATTTTGCGGTTCAGGCAATGGCGGCAGAATTAACAACAGGAGCTTTGGTTATTTCGCAGATTCAGCAGAGCGGAAAAAAGATTTCAATGCTGGTTGCCAATAACAAAGGAAACTTTACTAAAAAAGCAACCGGAAGAATTACTTTTGTCTGCAACGACGGTCACTTAATTGCCGATGCTATAAAAAATACAATCGAAACAGGTGAAGGACAGACTTTCTGGATGAAATCTATCGGAACAAACGAAGAAGGAGTTCAGGTTTCTGAAATGGATTTTGAATGGAG